TATATGGATAAAGACATGAAATTAAAAAATCCTGAAAATAAAAATCAGATACATGATTGGAATACTTGGTGTCCAGGTGCTTCTATTGGTGAAATTATTAATTCTCCTATTAATCCTGTTTTGTATGAATATTAAGTATTTATGCACATATTGGGGATGTGAACATCTTTCAGCTAAATCTTTTTTGGATTTGGTTATAAAGAATGGATATGACGGAGTAGAAATCAATTTTCCGGATGATGCCTCTTTTATTGAAGAGTTTTTATCAGAGTTGCAAACAATTAGAAAATCAAACCACCCTAAATTTATTTTTGTTGCACAACAAGTGCAACCTAACAGAATAGAAACATACGAATCTTATGTTCAACGAGTATACGACAGGTTACAGTTTTTAGTTTCATTAGGTCCCAATGCTATAAATTCTCATACAGGAAAAGATTATTTCGATTTTGGTGAAAATTCAAAAATATTGGAACTAACCAATCAAATTTCTAAATCCTCAGATATTCCTATTTTACATGAAACTCATAGAGGTCGATTTTCATTTCATGCGAAAACCTTACTTAATTATTTGGACTTATTCCCCAATCTTAAATTAGTAGGAG
This sequence is a window from Flavobacterium ammoniigenes. Protein-coding genes within it:
- a CDS encoding sugar phosphate isomerase/epimerase encodes the protein MNIKYLCTYWGCEHLSAKSFLDLVIKNGYDGVEINFPDDASFIEEFLSELQTIRKSNHPKFIFVAQQVQPNRIETYESYVQRVYDRLQFLVSLGPNAINSHTGKDYFDFGENSKILELTNQISKSSDIPILHETHRGRFSFHAKTLLNYLDLFPNLKLVGDLSHFGVVSESNLEDQETILTKIFPKIKHIHARIGFEQSPQVNDPFAPEWNSYLERYLLWWKQIISIQEKKGLTEMFITPECGPYPYMPEKPFSKEPLSNQWDNNIRMMQYLQLNLLQNEQL